A window of the Henckelia pumila isolate YLH828 chromosome 3, ASM3356847v2, whole genome shotgun sequence genome harbors these coding sequences:
- the LOC140886434 gene encoding transcription factor SRM1-like, which yields MANTSECGFDVEGSSWIWEEDKKFETGLVDYPEGCSNRWEKVAAKVGTKSAAEVERHYVLLLDDVAAIEAGSIEEPAYADKDQPKCPNPEKRQIGVQRKAARPWTEDEHRLFLHGLEKYGKGDWKSISRYVVLTRNPTQVASHAQKYFERQEKEDQTKKRKSIFDSSNVESSVMASKNLTDGTERNNIWIKNPILNFIYLFFKKRRRKQSKCSWKLQGWQQLTSPPVCLSGKYSSP from the exons ATGGCTAATACGAGTGAGTGCGGCTTTGATGTGGAGGGTTCGTCGTGGATTTGGgaagaagacaagaaatttgaAACGGGTTTGGTTGATTATCCGGAAGGTTGCTCGAATCGATGGGAGAAAGTCGCGGCAAAGGTTGGGACAAAATCGGCGGCGGAGGTTGAACGTCATTACGTCTTGTTGTTGGATGATGTGGCGGCGATCGAGGCTGGCTCGATCGAGGAGCCAGCATATGCAGATAAGGATCAGCCCAAATGCCCTAATCCGGAGAAGAGGCAAATCGGGGTGCAGAGAAAAGCTGCAAGACCATGGACTGAAGACGAACATAG GCTATTTCTACATGGACTGGAGAAATATGGAAAGGGGGATTGGAAGAGCATATCAAGATACGTCGTGCTTACAAGGAATCCGACCCAAGTCGCGAGTCATGCTCAAAAATATTTCGAGCGTCAAGAAAAGGAAGATCAAACCAAGAAAAGGAAAAGTATTTTTGACAGCTCCAATGTTGAAAGCAGTGTCATGGCTTCAAAG AATTTGACTGACGGAACGGAAAGGAATAACATTTGGATAAAAAATCCAATtctcaattttatttatttattctttaaaaaaagaagaagaaaacaatCCAAATGTTCCTGGAAACTGCAAGGATGGCAGCAATTGACCTCTCCAC CTGTTTGTTTATCTGGGAAATATTCTTCACCATAA
- the LOC140886349 gene encoding nucleotide-sugar uncharacterized transporter 2 yields MGLFNSVLGQHFRRSIIKRKDSDAGEAEHLHTTGRALEELRSSLYNELRTSEGAKRQQQRFCGPVVAMTFNFMVAVGIILGNKLVSLPIPRFLVIISLAVMLSRLRFNRTYFVHHVQVMGKVGFSFPIFLTLIHYSVAWVLLAVFKSLSMLPVAPPSKTTPFSSLFSLGAVMAFASGLANTSLKYNSVGFYQMAKIAVTPSIVTAEFILYRKKISFRKVVALIVVSIGVAVATVTDLEFNLFGSCVAVAWIIPSSINKILWSNLQQQENWTALALMWKTTPVTVFFLLALMPCLDPPGVLSFKWDVHNITAILISALLGFLLQWSGALALGATSATSHVVLGQFKTCVILLGGYLVFGSDPGYVSVFGAVSALCGMSVYTSLSMKESSGKVSNLLPNQNSSSLKPKSAEDKEATQGSDDSLAAV; encoded by the exons ATGGGCCTGTTTAACTCCGTGCTGGGACAACACTTCAGAAGATCGATCATCAAAAGAAAAGATAGTGATGCAGGGGAAGCAG AACATTTGCATACCACAGGTCGTGCATTGGAAGAACTCAGAAGTTCGTTGTATAACGAGCTTCGGACTTCAGAAGGAGCCAAGCGCCAACAACAGCGGTTCTGTGGACCGGTTGTGGCAATGACGTTCAACTTCATGGTTGCTGTGGGTATAATTCTAGGAAACAAACTGGTCAGTCTTCCTATTCCTCGGTTTCTGGTGATTATTTCTCTGGCAGTAATGCTGTCACGATTGCGTTTTAATCGCACATACTTCGTCCACCATGTACAGGTAATGGGAAAAGTTGGATTCAGTTTTCCAATCTTTTTGACTCTGATTCACTACTCTGTTGCTTGGGTTTTGCTAGCCGTTTTCAAGTCACTCTCCATGCTTCCAGTCGCCCCTCCTTCCAAAACGACGCCTTTCTCCTCGTTGTTTTCTTTGGGTGCCGTCATGGCTTTTGCTTCCGGGCTTGCAAACACGAGCTTGAAGTATAACAG TGTTGGGTTTTACCAGATGGCTAAAATTGCTGTCACTCCAAGCATCGTCACTGCAGAGTTTATTCTTTACAGAAAGAAGATTTCCTTTAGAAAG GTAGTTGCTCTAATAGTTGTCTCAATCGGTGTGGCTGTCGCTACAGTTACAGACCTAGAATTCAATCTGTTTGGATCATGTGTTGCAGTTGCCTGGATAATTCCAAGTTCCATCAACAAAATACTATGGTCTAATCTGCAGCAGCAAGAAAACTGGACTGCACTTGC GTTGATGTGGAAGACGACCCCAGTTACCGTCTTTTTCTTATTAGCTCTTATGCCATGCTTGGATCCTCCTGGGGTGTTATCTTTCAAATGGGATGTCCATAACATAACTGCAATTCTGATATCGGCTTTACTTGGATTTCTTCTGCAATGGTCTGGAGCTTTGGCACTCGG AGCTACTTCTGCAACATCACATGTTGTTCTAGGGCAATTCAAGACTTGTGTCATTTTACTTGGAGGGTATCTGGTTTTTGGTTCTGATCCAGGATATGTGAGTGTTTTTGGGGCAGTTTCAGCTCTCTGTGGAATGTCAGTTTACACATCTCTAAGTATGAAGGAATCAAGTGGGAAAGTGAGCAATCTGCTTCCAAACCAAAACTCGAGTTCCTTAAAACCGAAGAGCGCTGAAGACAAAGAGGCGACACAGGGCAGTGATGATAGCTTGGCTGCGGTTTGA
- the LOC140887632 gene encoding ER membrane protein complex subunit 8/9 homolog, whose product MGGESPYEIHQTAYIKLVLHALKHRTSAVNAVLLGRSAAFGNSVEIIDSVPLFHSQIGLLPPLEIALTMIEEYYGEKGLSVVGYFHANERCNDFELAGVAKNIGDHITRYFPQAALLLLDNKKLEALPQGKDRSPVMQLYSKDASKNWKLAGPDGSNHLTLKEPSANIVLSDYISSEKWKDIVDFDDHLDDISKDWLNPDLFK is encoded by the exons ATGGGCGGCGAGTCACCGTACGAGATCCACCAGACCGCCTACATAAAGCTGGTCCTCCATGCCCTAAAACACCGTACCTCCGCAGTCAACGCCGTCCTCCTCGGGCGCTCCGCCGCCTTCGGGAATTCCGTCGAGATAATCGACTCAGTACCGCTTTTTCACTCGCAGATCGGCCTCCTCCCTCCTCTCGAAATCGCCCTTACCATG ATAGAGGAGTATTATGGAGAAAAAGGCTTGAGTGTCGTGGGATATTTTCATGCTAATGAGAGGTGCAATGATTTTGAGCTCGCTGGTGTGGCAAAGAATATTGGAGATCACATTACCAGATATTTTCCTCAGGCTGCTCTCCTTTTG TTGGATAATAAAAAGCTCGAGGCTTTACCACAGGGAAAGGATCGTAGCCCCGTGATGCAG CTCTACTCGAAGGATGCATCTAAAAATTGGAAGCTAGCCGGACCAGATGGAAGCAATCACCTCACTCTCAAGGAACCATCAGCAAACATTGTCCTTTCGGATTACATCTCATCAGAGAAATGGAAGGACATTGTCGACTTTGACGACCACCTGGATGATATCAGCAA GGACTGGCTGAATCCAGACCTTTTCAAATAA